CCCATTGAAGGGGAGGATACAAAGCCACTCTCATCCTAAACTCCTCATCATTCTGGATACAGGCAGGCCTGCTAAATGCCTTGTACCCTTTGTAAATTATGTCCATGTATGGGATAAgggcagcagccctccaaggctgagcctgAGCAATCACCCCAGAGTAGATTAAAAACCCAGtcagccaattagcccaagtccactccactttgcgcttcttcaacttttccttttctttttcatctaagtcctctttgtcctttttctccaactcctgaaaaaggagggagaaaatgtccATGTACTCACCCTTTAAGACTTTTTTCCCTAGCTGCAGGTAAcaaatggtcccccaaaggcaaCACTACATCCCCAAAGGGTAATGCagtaaaaggaaccatcccataaggagaaggggtgCCCCAATTCCCCATAAAAGAGCCTGCAACACCCTGCTGCCCAGCGCCCGGCCAAGCTCCACTAGGGCCGCATTGACCAGTCGGTCAAGCCCAATTTGATAATGAGCCCGTACCTAAAGGGGAAGAAAACCCTGTACTCACAGCAGGGATGCCCTGCCCGGCAGGCGCAGCAGAACCCCAAGGCCCCCACggccaagccagcccagcatACGCCTGCAAAATGTCCCCAGCCTTACCCACATATCCAGCAGGCACCAGCATTGACCCAACTCCAGTAGCTCCTGATGATTACCCTGATGCTGCATCTGGACCGCCGAGACCCATGTCACTGCCTGCTATGCAagcaccagatctgccctcaaggATAGGCAACCTGGTTAACACATTCGCTTGGAGCCCCCTTTTAGAAgcctttaccctccccccccctcagaagGAGAAATACCAGATACCCGCCTCTGCATAATGTTAACATTAACTGCCTCATCACCTTCATCATCAAATGACAACAACAGTGGTGGAGGCTTCTTCGCAGGtgccttaggggcctttggcgcCGGCTTTTTTCCTTTTGACCTACCAGACCCTTTTCCACATGACATCCTTAAAAGCTAAAGATGACCCTCAAATGGCCACCAAAAAAAAGccttctaaaatggccgcccaccCCTAAAGAAGAAAGGGATCTCAAAATGGCCGACAACCCACTCCAATAAGAGGGAAGCAAAAGAGGGAAGCAAAATGGTTGACTCACTCAGTCACCACTCTCCCCTAACTTCCACCAAGAGACTGAGCCCAAAGCAAAAAACCCCTTCTCTGCCCaaggagggagagagtgagcCACCCAGCCGAAGACAATAAACAATACTACCGCCTTAATTGAAGTTCTCCAAAGGgagagggcaagccaccctgccgaAGTCAATAAAACAATACTGCCATCTTAAATGAAGTTCTCCAGAACAGTCACCGCAGACCCAACAACCATCGACGAGCCAAGGAGCCCCCAGCCGCCACATGACAGGACCTTCAACCGCCAAAGTGGCCCCCACCTCACTCAAAGACATGTGGCTCTTGTCTCCCACGGCCATGCCAACGCAGATGGAGAACaaggcctccttccccacttgaAACACACGCTCCCTGCCTGAGCCGAAAGCATGCTCCCTGCCCAAGCCAATCTTCCCGAGGACTGCAGCAGGGAGTGGAGGTCTGGCCATTACAATGGCCTGGCCCTGCCCCCTAAATTGTTCACCCAAACAGGCTGTatctcctcccttcctcagagGGAGGCAAAGTCTGcttctgcagcctagcagctttgctgcaggctgcaagcatctaATTCTGTCTGCTCTGTCCCACCAGTTGTTACAATTTTTAGAGACTCTTCCCCATAGCCACAAGAAGCCACAAGGAGCtgtctgtttaaaaataaaggaGAGTCTGATTGAACTTACTTGGTGGAAGGAAGGGCTCTCATTTTCCCTCTGTGTTGTATTCCCAACCAGAACTGTCCTAGGGTGCTCTATTTGCATAGAATAATCTCCTGGGGATAAAACACACAtgccaatttcgcactcaccttacgccgctctcacatccgTCTTTTCAGTGCAGTGTCCTTCCAATTTCCCCTATTTGTGTCGGGGCTGCAGTAAACATCGCAGTTTTCATGCAGTTTGCTGCACGAAACCcagatgtttgctgcagctccagaacaaatagtgggaaatcgggaggacgcagcattgagaagatggacgtgagagcagtgtaagggtGAGTGCTAAATCAGTCACATTTTTAATAGAAAACTAGTTATTAATTCTCAAAGTAATACATGAACATAGAAACAAATTCTTATTTAATGGCAGAGGAAGATAATTTTCCCTGTTTTTTCTATTTATTAAAAGTATTTATAGGTTTGCAAGCTTTTTTGCTGATCACAAAAGCAAAATGTTTGCAAAAAAGTCAAGCTGGAGTTTCCCCCCCTTTTTAGAAGATAGTACTTTATTTGCTATCCCAGTTACCATTCTATGCATCTTATTGGTCTTGCGCTTGCTGTTTCCAAACCAGTAATAAATACTTATTAATATAAAAAAAGGCCATGGCTACTGATAGGGGAGGACAAAAGATGAATTACTCTCCATCTCCAATAATTCACTTGGAAATCCCAAACTTGTTCACAGCTCTCATTAGAGCTTTTTTTACTTCTTTGTTTCTTAAACTATAGACAAGGGGATTAATTAGAGGGGTTAAGACTGTGTAGAAGACAGAGAAGATCTTGTCCACTTCTCTCAGAGCTTCCTTTTGTGGTAGCACATATACAAATAACAATGAACCATAAAATACAGAAACTACTACGAGGTGGGAAGAGCAGGTGGAAAAGGCCTTTTTTCTCCCAtctgaagttgggatttttatGATGGCAGCAATTATACAAATGTAAGACAGCAGGgtcaaaagaaaagaaggaacaaTATCTATGAAAGATACTGTGAGGCTCACCAGCGTCACCAGAGTTTGGTCACTGCATGATAGATTAATCACCGGTATCACGTCACAAAAAAAATGATCAATTTCATGGGGGCCACAGTATTTTAGCTGTGACATCAAACTCAATAGTAAAGTCATGACCGTTATCCCACCAAGCCAAGATACAGCTGACAAGAGAAAGCAGAGACTTTTGCTCATGAGAGTTGCATATTGGAGGGGCTTGCATATTGCCAAATAACGATCATAGGACATTGATGCCAGTAGGTAGCATTCAGCAATGGCAGATATACCAAAACAGTAAAGTTGAATATAGCAGCCCTCAACAGAAATGGTTCTGTCCCCTGTCAGGAAACTGGCCAACATCCTGGGGAGAAGGGTTGAAGTGTAGAAAGTCTCCAAACAGGACAAGTTTCCAAGGAAGAAGTACATGGGGATGTGAAGCTGATGATCTCTAATCACTAAcacaatgatgatgatgtttcCAGCCATGGTCACACTGTAGGTTATTAGGAAAACCAGGAAGAGAGGAATCTGAAGTTCAGGATCATTCCCAAATCCCAGAAGAATAAATGTAGTTATTGCTGTCTTGTTATCTGTCTCCATATGCTCCATATTTTGAATCACTGAGAATGAAATTAGAAAATCATAAGGCCTCCAAGACCCAAAGCCTAGACATTATTTTACCCTTTCTCGCACAGCTAATGCTGGGAAGTGAAAACCACCCCAAAAGACCTCTTCTGATATAAAGTTAATTATGTAGGTATTACCTCAAGTAATAGAGCATCTCATTGTTACTTGATGACAATCTGATGATGTTGTCTCCCTGATGACGACATCAATTTAGGATATTGTAATTCATTGTTAATGCTGGACTGTAAAATAGCTAACAGGCACCACTCTGTCATtcgttcatttattttatttcatttatactgtgctttccccacccacccccgattGGGACTGAGAATGGCTTACATAATTTtcttatcctccattttatcccaacAATGGACCTAAAATGTAATCTCCCCTCAAAGTATGCAGTAATGTCCTCTTCAAAATAAACCTGTTCTTCTGTCTTGTATGAGTAGGTGCTAGACAAGAACTggttccaaaaacaaaacaaacaactaTGCAACCATAATAATAGAAATTCCCCACTCCAGTTTCATAAATGTGTTAAATTAATATTATTAATCAGGATCTACTTCTGTGTAGATTTGGGTTGAATTTTAAAGTTGGCCATATTCACACAGACATAGATCTTCTTGACTACAATCAGCTTGTATTGTCATATTGATTTCTATTTTGCAAATGAGGCTTTGTCTTAGAGGAAGCCCCCATCCTCCTTGTATAGAACAATTCATTTGATGGAATATTTTGGACAGCATCTGCCCATAAATGAAGCTATTTTCCCAGAAGCAGAGTCTGAGAATTGTGCTATCTTTAAATACAACCTATGCAGTGTCATTGGaatgagacacacacacacacacacacacacacttctataTATACTTATATCTTTAACAATCACCTGGCATCAATGAAGAATGGTTGAGAAGTAGGTCCTTATAGCTGTTGCACATTTGTCTAGCTATCATAAGAAATGACTAAATTTCCTGAAGGGAACAATAATCTACCTTCATCTGTACAGTACACAAAAGAGGCTTTATATAAGGGAACGGCAGACTGTCTACAAAGAGCAACCTCTTGGTACCTTAAAGAAATACTTTCAGAACAATTAGCAAATCCCCCTTGTAAAACATATGATGCAGTACTTATTAAAGCGTCAAAATACTCCAGTCCTTTATTTTGTACCCTTGTTTCAAAATGTATATGACATCTCTCCAGAGACCTCCTTAAGTGAGTTCTTGTAAGTGAAGTGTCTTAATCACAGGGAGATTCTTATTTCCCCAGTGATAATGAACAAATAGTCTTAgccctgctggtgaacctcctgacggcacctgggttttagccactgtgtgacacagggtgttcgACTGTTGACCTGCATCATTAAATATAAATGGAAAATATCAATTGCATATATGTATGCCAcccaaaataattaaaatccaaaataaaattaatattgcAGAGATTCTTAGAGGTATAAATCCAAAACCATTTAGAGGCATGGTTCAGGACCTTCATGTCTGTTACACAGTTTCACTCACTGGGTCATAGCTCTCTATACTTCTGCCATTTTTATGTATTTTGGATTTCTCTGCTACTATGTGTATGTTTAGAGAACAAGAGAACTGTGATTCCTGCCTTTTTTTGCACATACACTGGAGAGGACAGTGAGTCAAAGACACTCAGTGGTGGAGAGGATTCCTCCATGCTGCAGACTCTTGCTTCTTCCTCCCTACAGAAAACCTCCTCATGTCCAGCTTGCTTCCTATCCCATGTCTCATGATTCTAGCATGGAATCTGTCTTGCCCTCTTCCTGACACCTGACTTATTGTCATGTGCTGTTCATGTACCTTTTAGTTCACTTAAGGCTGCCTTATAAAGAGTGGGACCATTGGTCAATGAAGTTCCATATCTGAATAAAACTGTGAGGGGAAATGGCTCTCCATCGTCTCAGGCgtagatctttcacatcatctactacctgagtctgttaactggggatgctgggaactgaattATTTTCTGTCCTAGGGTAGGACTATCCAACCTCCTGGATCCACATTCCTCCCTACTCTAAGATTacattaagtgtgtgtgtgtttaaaggaaacaaacaaaaataacccCTCTGTCTATAAGATGACAGAAATGAGTTTTGTTTACCTAATTTGTTTGATATCATCCTTTCTAGACACTGAGTGCAATTATAGCAGCAGAATAGTTTCCCGTCCTGTTCTATTTTGCCATACCCAGAAGGGCAACACTCAGAGTGTAGAGAATAAGGCAGTGTTTGAACAGAAAAAGAAGAGTAAAAGGTGGTATCAGCTTCATGGCCCTACAGATCAGAGCTTGCCAGGGCTTTTCTgatagaaaagcccagcaggaactagtttgcatattaggccacaccccgtgacaccaagccatctggaactgtgttcctgtgcattcctgatcaaaaaaaggcctggagtTTGCTACTATAAGTGAAAGGTTAAAGGAGTTAGGGATCTTTAACTTGCAGAAtggagcctccgggagcccgccGCGGCTCGGCGTGGCGAAAgggggaattttgccccccccccggaggaagagcGGACAATTTGGCGCGCTGCGAGCGCGTctcgagggggcggggcttcaatgTTACTATTGAAGCCCCATCCATTGCTGAGGCAGTCCTCTTGGCGTTTTTGGGCTGGCTGGGAGCATGTCTGCACGCGCCTTGTGCGATCGGGGCTTTGCTGGCCTGCATCATCGCGTAGATCAGCCGGGAGGATCGGAGCGCGTCACGGGAGTCATTTATCACTGAGTCATCACATTTGACAGTTGGAGTGTGAGGGGGTTGATGTGGGCCCTTGGGAATTACATTCTTTAAGCTTCCTTGGGCATTTTGAGTCCAATTGTGCTGCAGGGTGCCCTTCGGTCTGGGGGAGGCTTCCTTggctgggggctctgggggtagCGTTTTTTGGAGCGAGAGGTTCATATTGAGTGCCCTTGTGTACTGTTAGGGGATTGGGTGGCCATTTGTCCAGGTCTGTGGTGAACGGCTGGGCGGGGTGGCCATTTTGCAAGGCGGCCAATTCGATTAATTGCGGGGGTGCTTGTACTTTTTCTTCTCCCTCGGGCTTGGCGGCCATTTTTAGCCTGGCTTCTTCTTCCCTATATATCGTGCCTGGGGCGGCCATTTTTGAGGTGCTGTGCTTCTCCCTggtgcttggtggccattttggccttgcttcttcttccccataacttgtgcttggggggccatttttgaggtgcagtacttctccctggtgcttggcggccattttggcATTGCTCCTTCTTCCCCACATGTTgctcttggggcggccattttaggaggTTTtgtggcggcagccattttagagtccactggggtggtggccatttggAAGGCGGGCTTGgtcctttatttccttctttgCCTTTGGCTTGGGTAATATAgaaagaaattctgctttgtgctgTTCCTTTTTAGTGAAAATGTCGGGTTGCAAAGGCAGTGGTAAGTCAAAGGGGAAACAGCCTGCccgtaaggctcctaagcctccaTCTAGGCCCCTGCCGCCCCTTTCGTCTTCTGACAATGAAGGGGACGATGAGGTTA
The sequence above is a segment of the Heteronotia binoei isolate CCM8104 ecotype False Entrance Well chromosome 15, APGP_CSIRO_Hbin_v1, whole genome shotgun sequence genome. Coding sequences within it:
- the LOC132583509 gene encoding olfactory receptor 6B1-like; protein product: MEHMETDNKTAITTFILLGFGNDPELQIPLFLVFLITYSVTMAGNIIIIVLVIRDHQLHIPMYFFLGNLSCLETFYTSTLLPRMLASFLTGDRTISVEGCYIQLYCFGISAIAECYLLASMSYDRYLAICKPLQYATLMSKSLCFLLSAVSWLGGITVMTLLLSLMSQLKYCGPHEIDHFFCDVIPVINLSCSDQTLVTLVSLTVSFIDIVPSFLLTLLSYICIIAAIIKIPTSDGRKKAFSTCSSHLVVVSVFYGSLLFVYVLPQKEALREVDKIFSVFYTVLTPLINPLVYSLRNKEVKKALMRAVNKFGISK